In the genome of Sporichthyaceae bacterium, the window GGTCGAAGCTCTGCGCGTCGGCGTTCGCTGACACCTGCCCGAAGATGTAACGGGTGATGACCGGGACGCCGCTCTGCGGGTCCTTCTGGGTCAGGCTGATCTGCACGCCGGCCGAGGTGATGCTGGTCTTGGTCTGGCTCTGCGTGATGTAGGTGAGTTCGATCCCCGCTTGCTTCAGGATCGTGTTGAGCGCGGTCACGTCGACCGGTGTGCTTTGGCCCGGCGCACCGGTGAACCCCTTCGGGCCGAACGCCGCAGGGGTGCCGGCCACCGAGACCGTCCCGATCGTGAACGAGCTGGCCGGGGTGAACACCCCGCCGGGGGTGACCGTGCCGGTCGCGTTCGCGATGAGCCCGGACAGCTGAAGCAGGCCGCCACCGACGCTGACCCCGGTCGCGTCCGACGTCGCGACCGCCGTGGTGGTCCCCGCCGGGTTCTGCCCGGCCCCGGCGGTGGCTGCGACGTGCGCGACCGAGACCCCCACCCCGCCCTGCACGCTGGAGCTGCCGGACTCCCCCTTTGCGGAGGCGCTGGTCGGTGTGCAACTGGAGGTCATCGTGTACGGCAGCCGCCCGGGTAGCCCGGCGCCCTCGGTATCGGGGACGCTCACCGACTGCGTGTCACCGGCGCACCGCGCGTTCGCCACCAGCGGGTAGCCCGGCATTGCGAACGGCAACTGGTGACCCTGGTCGGCCGCCAGACCGCCGATGAGGCCCGGCGCGGAGACGGCGAGATCCCCGGGGTAGGGGTAGCTGGAGAACGCCTGCTGATTGACCGAGGACGAGCTGGCCTGGGCCACCGGGGCCGACAGGTCGATCGGCGTCTGGGCGACAGGGAACTGGTCGGAGGACATCATCAGCCGCAGGCCGACTGCCGCCGCGCCGGCCTGGTAGCTGCCGGCCGCCCGCGCGCTGTCCTGCCCGGCCCCGACCGCCCCGATGGTGCCGACCGCGATCAGGGTCAGCGCCCCGGCGGCGCGGGTCGCGCGGCGTCTCGTCATGGTCGACATGCCGTCCTCAGTCCGTTCGGTGTCTGCCATGCTGCGCCATCCGTGGCCTGCATGACGAACCAGCACTTGGAGTCCGGGGTGGGCGCGCCGCTGGTGAGATTGATGGGCGGGACCAGGCCGCCCAGGGTCTCGTTGCGGATCCCGCCTGCGGCCTTCATCAGCGCGGCCGAGGTGACCGTCGCGTCGGTCTTGCCGACCACGTGGAGGAAGCGCTCGAACAACAGGCCGGCGGTCCAGCCGAGGGGCGCCGCCGGCCCGGCGGGCCGGGAGCCACCGTAACGTGCGAAGGCTGTGACATAGCGTTTGTAGGTGGGGTTCTCGGCGTCCTTACCGGTCAGACAGCAGAACGGCATCGTGGGCAGCTGAAGCCGGATGTTGCCGAGGCCCGGCTTCGTTTGGGTGTCGGGATTGACGCTTGCGTAGAGCTGTACCCACCTCGGGTTGAATCCCTGGCGTGCGCAGGACTGGCCAATGCGCTGCAGCCCGGACGGATCGACGATGGCCATCGCGGTAGTCACGCCGGCGGCCTTCATCGCCGAGCATTCACTGGTGAAGTCCAGCTGCGTTAGGCTGATCTGCTTGGTGTAGGCCAGGTCGAGCCCGTTCTTCGTAGCGTATTGATCGTCGACGATCCAGGTCTTCCCGTCGGCGCAGGCGCGCGCCTCCTGGCAGTAGAGGAAGCCGAACTTGTTGTTCGCGGTGCCGGCGTGGGCCGCCTCGTAGGCGATCGCCCAGATGCTGCTCTGCGGCGCGGCGCATTGATTGACGAAGGCGCGGGACTCGTTGTAGACGGACGAGCCGCAGTCGCCGCCGATCGACGGGACGCCTTTGCTCTCCAGGTAGGACCGGTAGCCGGCCGCGGTGAGGGTCGCCATCGAGCCGACCAGCGCGACGGCACCGTCGTTCTCCACGCAGCCGCGGACCTCGGCGAGGGCCACATTCGGGTCCGACCCGGAGTCCTTCACCAGCAGCCGGATCTGGTGGCCGTTCACGCCGCCGCCCGCGTTCACGTCCCCGACCCAGGCTTGCAGACCGTTCACACCCTGGGCGATGGCCGCGCCGGGCGGTCCGTCGAGCTCGGAGACCGAACAAATGGTGATCGGCTTGTTGTCGGTCTTGACCGCGGCCGTTGCGGTGCGCCCGGTGCCCGCGGTGTTGCCCTTGATCGGCGTGCTGCCGGGCGCCGGTGACGGGGTGCTCGCCTGCGGCCCGGGCCGGGCCGATAGGCCACCGGCCGGCGTGGCGACGCGTGGCACCGCGACCGCGACGGGGGCAGTTGCCGCAGTGCCGGAGTCAACAGCGGCGCGCTCGCCGCTGGAGGGCGCGCCGATGCCGCTGGAGTCCCGGCCGAGCGTGGTGGTCGAGCCATGGTTCAGCGCGGTCAGCTCGGCCTGGGTCAACCGTGACCCGCAGCCGGCCAGCAGGGTCAGACCCAGCGCGCCGGGCAGCACCACGCGCAGAGCTCGCCCGCCCCTGGACTTGGCCGTCACTGTCGGCATGTCGGCTTCAATCCGTTCGGGACCTGCCAGGCGCCGCCATTGCGGGCGACCATGGTGAACCAGCATCTGGAGTCCGGCGTTTTCTGACCGACAGTCAGATTGATCGGGGCCACGGATCCGCCGAGCGTCTCATGCTTGATCTGGCCGGCGACTTTCAACAGGGCCGCGGAGGTGACGGTGGGAGTGGTCTTGGCGACGTCGGTGAGGAAGCGCTCGAACAGCAGGCCGGCGGTGAAGCCGATGACGGCCGCCGGGCCGGCGGGCCTGCTGCCCCCGTAGCGCTGGAAGTCGGTCACGTAGCGCTGGTACGCGGCGTTCTGCGCGTCCTTGCCGGTGACGCAGCAGAACGGCATGACCGGCATCTCCAGCCGGATGTTCCCGAGCCCGGCCTTCGTGGGGGTGTCCGGGTTCACGCTCGCGTACGGCTGGGTCCAGATCGGGTTGAATCCCTGCCGTGCGCACGACTGGCCGAGCCGCTGCAGGGCGGATGGGTCGGCGACGGTGAGCACGGTGGTCGCGCCGGCGGCCTTCATCGCCGAGCACTCACTGGTGAAGTCCAGCTGCGTCAGGCTGAACACCTTGGTGTAAACGAGGTTGAGGCCGTTCTTCTCGGCGAAGCGCTCCTCTATCTCCCAGTGCTTACCCTCGGCGCACGTCTGCGCCTCCTGGCAGGTCAGGAAGGCGAACTTGTTGTTCGCTGCGCCCGCGTGGGCCGCCTCGTAGGACAGGGCCCAGTAGTTGTTCTCGACCGTGGCGCACTGATTGAACAGAACGGGGGAGTCGTTCCAGGCACTCGACCCGCAGTCGCCGCCGATCGCCGGTACGCCCTTGCTCTGCAGGTAGGGCATCATGCCGCGGCTGGTGAACGGCGCCATCGACGCGACGAGGGCGACCGCGCCCTGGTTCTCCACGCAGTCGCGGGCGTCGGCGAGCGCGACGTTCGGGTCGGAGCCGGAGTCCTTGACCATCAACCGGATCTGATGCCCCGCCACTCCGCCGTGCGAGTTCACGTCGCCGACCCAGGCCTGCGCCCCGTTCACGCCCTGCGCCAACGCGGCGCCGGCCGGTCCGCCGAGCTCGGAGACCGAGCAGATGGTGATCGGCTTGTTGTCGGTGCGCGGCGCGGCCGCCGCGGCGCCGGTGCTCGTCGCGCTGCCCGCGTTGTTGTTCTTGGTCGAAGGCGTAGCGGTGCCCGGCACCGGCAACGTGCTGCTGCTCGGACCGGGGCGCGGTGCGGTGCCACCGGCCGTTGTCGGAAGGGGTAGGGCGCTCGGTGCGGCCACGCCCGGGTTGGTAGCCGTCGAACCGGTGGCGGTGCCCGTCGCAGCGCCGGTTCCGCCGGCGTCCTCGGTGACCGTGGTGACCGAGCCACCGTTGAGCGCGATCAGCTCACCCTGGCTCAGCCGCGACCCGCACCCCGCCACGAGGGCGAGGCCGAGGGCCCCGGGCAGGACCGCGCGGAGAACGCGGGAACGGCGCGCAAACATGCAGCTCCTGGGGCCGGGAAACGGGGAGCGTCACAGCTCGTTCGCTGCCTTCGGACGATACGTGGTGCAGCCCGCTTCGGGAAGACGATAGTGAAGATGATTTGTAGGGATGGGGCTCAAAGTCAAGCGTTACGGGCGACCAATAGCGAAAAACATCTACACAGTTATGCTTCGTCCAGGCTTGTGAACGGAGGAGCGAGGGCAGTGGAGGAAAAGGTGGCCGATTCGGTTCCCGTGCTGGTGCAGGTGGCCGACGGCGTGGGCACGATCTCGCTGAATCGTCCGCATCGCCACAACGCGATCGACGACGACACCCACGACCGGCTGGTCGAGGCGTGGGACGAGGTCCTCGCCGACCCACGCGTCCGCGTCGTCCTGATCCGGGGCGAGGGCCCCTCGTTCTGTTCCGGGCGGGACACCGCCCAGCTCGGCGAGCGCGTCGCGGGGGAGAGCGACCTGTCCTTCGTCCGGCGGCATCAGCTGATCCGCGAGACCCAGCTGACCTCTGCGAAGCCGGTGATCGCCGCGGTCCGCGGCGCGACCTTCGGCGGAGGGCTGGAGATGGCGTTGGCCGCCGACATCCGCATCGCGGCGAGCGACGTGAAGATGGCCTTCCCGGAGATTCGGTTCGGGCTGATGCCCGACACCGGTGGCACCCCGTTGACCACAATGCTGGCCGGGCCGTCACGGGCGAAATGGCTGGCGATGAGCGGCCGACCGATCGACGCCGCGCGCGCGTTGGCCTGGGGGTTGGTCGACGAGGTCGTCGAGCCGGAGGAGCTGGACAAGGTCGCGGCCGATTTCGCCGCGCAACTCGCCGAGTCCTCGTCCGAGGCGCTGTCGATGATCAAGAGCGCGGTCGACGGCATGTGGGCGGACGCGGTCCGGGCCGCCCTGCGGGCGGAGCTGCTCTCGCAGGTCGCGCTGTTCGCGGGCGAGGACTATCAGGCGCGCAAGCGGGCCGGACTGACCGACACTCATCCGGTCCTGCGCAACTCTCGAGACGAGGATTCCCATGCGTGACGCGGTAATCGTGGACGCCGTTCGGACCCCGGTCGGCAAGCGGAACGGAGCACTGGCTGACGTGCACCCGGTCGACCTTTCGGCACTGGTGCTCAACGAGCTCGTGCGTCGGACCGGCGTCGACCCGGCCGAGGTCGAGGACGTCATCTGGGGCGTCGGTGGGCAGTACGGCGAGCAGGGCTTGGACACCGCGCGCCAGGCGGTGCTCGCGGCGGGGTGGCCCGAGGACGTGCCGGGAGTGACCATCGACCGGCAGTGCGGCTCCTCGCAGCAGGCAATCCACTTCGCCGCGCAGGCGGTGCTGTCCGGCGACCATGACGTCGTCGTGGCCGGCGGCGTGGAGTCGATGACGCGCGTGGCGATGGGCATCACCGTCACCGCGCAGAGCAACCCGTATACGTCGCAGGGTTGGCAGGCCCGCTACGGCAGGTTGCCCAACCAGGGCATCGGCGCGGAGATGATCGCCGAGCGGTGGGGTCTGTCGCGCACGCAGCTCGACGAGTTCTCGGTGCGCAGTCACGAGCTGGCGGCAGCGGCGCAGGATCGCGGTTTGTTCGACGACGAGATCGTTCCCGTGGGTGAGTTCAGTACCGATGAGGGTGTGCGCCGCGGCGGGAGCGTCGAGAAGCTGGCGGGCCTCAAGACCGTTTTCAAGCAGGACGGTGTCATCCACGCCGGTAACGCCTCGCAGATCTCCGACGGCGCGGCCGCGCTGCTGGTGATGAGCGCAGAGAAGGCGCGGGCCCTGGGTCTGACGCCGATGGCGCGCTATCACACCGGTGTGCTGGCCGGGGCCGATCCGATGATCATGCTGACCGCGCCGATTCCCGCGACGGAGAAGGCGCTCAAACGCAGCGGCCTCTCGATCGGGGACATCGGCACCTTCGAGGTCAACGAGGCGTTCGCGCCGGTGCCACTGGCGTGGGCGGCGGACCTGGGAGCCGATGCGCAGCGACTCAACCCCAATGGTGGCGCGATCGCGATCGGGCACCCGATCGGCGGCTCCGGCGCGCGGATCGCGACCACGCTGTTGCACCACATGCGCCGCGAGGGCATCCGCTACGGGCTGCAGACCATGTGCGAGGGCGGCGGGCAGGCCAACGCCACCATCTTCGAATTGCTCGGCTGAGCCCGCGATGGAGATCTCGGGTAGGTCCGCGCTGGTGACCGGCGGTGCCGGTGGCCTC includes:
- a CDS encoding ABC transporter substrate-binding protein, coding for MFARRSRVLRAVLPGALGLALVAGCGSRLSQGELIALNGGSVTTVTEDAGGTGAATGTATGSTATNPGVAAPSALPLPTTAGGTAPRPGPSSSTLPVPGTATPSTKNNNAGSATSTGAAAAAPRTDNKPITICSVSELGGPAGAALAQGVNGAQAWVGDVNSHGGVAGHQIRLMVKDSGSDPNVALADARDCVENQGAVALVASMAPFTSRGMMPYLQSKGVPAIGGDCGSSAWNDSPVLFNQCATVENNYWALSYEAAHAGAANNKFAFLTCQEAQTCAEGKHWEIEERFAEKNGLNLVYTKVFSLTQLDFTSECSAMKAAGATTVLTVADPSALQRLGQSCARQGFNPIWTQPYASVNPDTPTKAGLGNIRLEMPVMPFCCVTGKDAQNAAYQRYVTDFQRYGGSRPAGPAAVIGFTAGLLFERFLTDVAKTTPTVTSAALLKVAGQIKHETLGGSVAPINLTVGQKTPDSRCWFTMVARNGGAWQVPNGLKPTCRQ
- a CDS encoding enoyl-CoA hydratase/isomerase family protein, encoding MADSVPVLVQVADGVGTISLNRPHRHNAIDDDTHDRLVEAWDEVLADPRVRVVLIRGEGPSFCSGRDTAQLGERVAGESDLSFVRRHQLIRETQLTSAKPVIAAVRGATFGGGLEMALAADIRIAASDVKMAFPEIRFGLMPDTGGTPLTTMLAGPSRAKWLAMSGRPIDAARALAWGLVDEVVEPEELDKVAADFAAQLAESSSEALSMIKSAVDGMWADAVRAALRAELLSQVALFAGEDYQARKRAGLTDTHPVLRNSRDEDSHA
- a CDS encoding ABC transporter substrate-binding protein translates to MPTVTAKSRGGRALRVVLPGALGLTLLAGCGSRLTQAELTALNHGSTTTLGRDSSGIGAPSSGERAAVDSGTAATAPVAVAVPRVATPAGGLSARPGPQASTPSPAPGSTPIKGNTAGTGRTATAAVKTDNKPITICSVSELDGPPGAAIAQGVNGLQAWVGDVNAGGGVNGHQIRLLVKDSGSDPNVALAEVRGCVENDGAVALVGSMATLTAAGYRSYLESKGVPSIGGDCGSSVYNESRAFVNQCAAPQSSIWAIAYEAAHAGTANNKFGFLYCQEARACADGKTWIVDDQYATKNGLDLAYTKQISLTQLDFTSECSAMKAAGVTTAMAIVDPSGLQRIGQSCARQGFNPRWVQLYASVNPDTQTKPGLGNIRLQLPTMPFCCLTGKDAENPTYKRYVTAFARYGGSRPAGPAAPLGWTAGLLFERFLHVVGKTDATVTSAALMKAAGGIRNETLGGLVPPINLTSGAPTPDSKCWFVMQATDGAAWQTPNGLRTACRP
- a CDS encoding acetyl-CoA C-acyltransferase; the protein is MRDAVIVDAVRTPVGKRNGALADVHPVDLSALVLNELVRRTGVDPAEVEDVIWGVGGQYGEQGLDTARQAVLAAGWPEDVPGVTIDRQCGSSQQAIHFAAQAVLSGDHDVVVAGGVESMTRVAMGITVTAQSNPYTSQGWQARYGRLPNQGIGAEMIAERWGLSRTQLDEFSVRSHELAAAAQDRGLFDDEIVPVGEFSTDEGVRRGGSVEKLAGLKTVFKQDGVIHAGNASQISDGAAALLVMSAEKARALGLTPMARYHTGVLAGADPMIMLTAPIPATEKALKRSGLSIGDIGTFEVNEAFAPVPLAWAADLGADAQRLNPNGGAIAIGHPIGGSGARIATTLLHHMRREGIRYGLQTMCEGGGQANATIFELLG